The following proteins come from a genomic window of Polyangiaceae bacterium:
- a CDS encoding histidine triad nucleotide-binding protein, which produces MSDCLFCKIVSQEIPAKIVFQDDQAVAFRDINPTAPTHVLVVPKKHIATIDDVAEGDEALMGHLFRVASQVAAAEGLSEQGYRTVMNCKAGAGQSVFHVHLHVVGGKPLGWPPFPPG; this is translated from the coding sequence ATGAGCGATTGTCTGTTCTGCAAGATCGTGAGCCAGGAGATCCCGGCCAAGATCGTGTTCCAGGACGACCAGGCGGTGGCTTTCCGGGACATCAACCCCACGGCACCCACCCACGTGCTGGTGGTGCCCAAGAAGCACATCGCCACGATCGACGACGTGGCCGAAGGCGACGAAGCGCTGATGGGGCACCTGTTCCGCGTGGCCTCCCAGGTGGCGGCGGCGGAGGGCCTGTCGGAGCAGGGCTATCGCACGGTGATGAACTGCAAGGCGGGCGCCGGACAGTCGGTGTTCCACGTTCACCTGCACGTGGTGGGCGGAAAGCCCTTGGGTTGGCCGCCGTTTCCGCCGGGATGA
- a CDS encoding GNAT family N-acetyltransferase, with amino-acid sequence MEIRRMKDDDVGAVAQLHLDAYEVEWQVDKARAYIEKFYRFEPTACFVAEDGGRLVGATLGYSFERETGLVLFIQELTVHPDFRHKGVAKQLVSKLRESVGGRHTVKVKPIVKADTGVLNFYNSLGFEKDKAISFSFDE; translated from the coding sequence ATGGAAATCCGTCGCATGAAGGACGACGACGTCGGAGCGGTGGCGCAGCTACACCTCGACGCCTACGAGGTCGAGTGGCAGGTCGACAAGGCTCGCGCTTACATCGAGAAGTTCTACCGTTTCGAGCCCACGGCCTGCTTCGTGGCGGAGGACGGCGGGCGATTGGTGGGCGCAACCCTTGGCTACTCCTTCGAGCGTGAGACGGGCCTGGTGCTGTTCATCCAGGAGCTGACCGTGCATCCCGACTTCCGCCACAAGGGCGTCGCCAAACAGCTCGTGAGCAAGCTGCGGGAGTCCGTGGGCGGTCGTCACACGGTGAAGGTGAAGCCCATCGTCAAGGCGGACACCGGCGTCTTGAACTTCTACAACAGCCTCGGCTTCGAGAAGGACAAGGCCATCAGCTTCTCCTTCGACGAGTGA
- a CDS encoding dienelactone hydrolase family protein, which yields MVRRGLWVLALCSVALGGCGGGDDSERPAPSPPRWEHDGSYPVGTSIFELVDTARARTLRVEVWYPAVEAARADAKSGEPIEQLVPEGADRDAYAGLLAAAPAECPTRRTASARDPEPADLDTFPLVVFSHCHDCLRFSGLSIAQRLASHGIAVAAPDHTDNTLFDELNGTAVPLSKEFLQTRALDVRFVLDVLLAGTDANIPDALRGRFDTSRVGVLGHSFGGVTTGLVLEDDPRPVAGMSIAAPVQNPLLPGVTLANVQKPLLFLVAKEDNSITEIGNNLIRDNFADANPPVWKLEVDDAGHWSFSDVCGLTDGFSPGCGEGTRQTVPGETFQYLPVKSGLQIASSTAAAFFSAELFGDPQALSYLAKPQDGVSVEVRE from the coding sequence ATGGTGCGACGCGGCCTGTGGGTGCTCGCCCTGTGCTCCGTCGCGCTCGGCGGCTGTGGCGGCGGCGACGACAGCGAGCGGCCGGCGCCGAGCCCGCCGCGCTGGGAGCACGACGGCTCCTATCCCGTGGGCACCAGCATCTTCGAGCTGGTGGACACGGCGCGCGCCCGCACGTTGCGCGTCGAGGTCTGGTACCCCGCGGTGGAAGCCGCGCGGGCGGACGCAAAGAGCGGCGAGCCCATCGAGCAGTTGGTGCCGGAGGGGGCGGATCGCGACGCCTACGCCGGGCTCTTGGCCGCCGCGCCGGCGGAGTGCCCTACGCGGCGCACCGCCTCCGCGCGAGACCCAGAGCCCGCGGACCTCGATACCTTCCCGCTGGTCGTGTTCTCGCATTGTCACGATTGCCTGCGCTTCTCGGGCCTGTCCATCGCGCAGCGCCTGGCGAGCCATGGCATCGCCGTGGCGGCGCCGGATCACACCGACAACACGCTGTTCGACGAGCTCAACGGGACCGCGGTTCCGCTGAGCAAGGAGTTCTTGCAGACCCGCGCCCTCGACGTGCGCTTCGTCCTCGACGTGCTGCTCGCCGGCACGGATGCCAACATCCCGGATGCGCTGCGGGGTCGCTTCGACACCTCGCGCGTGGGCGTCTTGGGCCATAGCTTCGGGGGCGTGACCACCGGCCTGGTGCTGGAGGACGACCCGCGGCCGGTGGCCGGCATGTCCATCGCGGCCCCCGTGCAAAACCCGCTGTTGCCCGGCGTGACCTTGGCGAACGTGCAAAAGCCGCTCTTGTTCCTGGTGGCCAAGGAAGACAACAGCATCACCGAGATCGGCAACAACCTCATCCGCGACAACTTCGCCGACGCCAACCCTCCGGTGTGGAAGCTCGAGGTGGACGACGCCGGACACTGGTCCTTCTCCGACGTGTGCGGGCTGACGGACGGCTTTTCTCCGGGCTGCGGCGAAGGCACGCGCCAGACCGTGCCGGGAGAAACGTTCCAGTACCTACCGGTGAAGAGCGGCCTGCAGATCGCGTCGAGCACTGCCGCGGCGTTCTTCAGCGCGGAGCTCTTCGGCGATCCGCAGGCTCTGAGCTACTTGGCGAAGCCACAAGACGGCGTCAGCGTCGAAGTCCGCGAGTGA
- a CDS encoding pectinesterase, translating into MRSLALVFVALASIASFAACGSDDSGGSPGGSGGSGGTAGAGGSAGQGDIPAPGELKVIEPGAPTVCSRGTPFRYFVMGGDPKKVVIDFEGGGACWNSVTCSIKDSIFQAEAPSAAEIQTMVDNKSLGGMYRLDKSENPLNGWTLVHIPYCTGDIHWGDAEKQYSPELTIQHKGFVNAQTVLQWVYEHYDPEQILVTGCSAGAYGAIGHSAWIAQHYSNAKISVLADSGAGIVTDNFFKDSFPNWNAQLPTFVAGLKGKDIQTLTIVDLYTAIANEFPNMRVAQYDTAFDKDQTFYYSAMGGNEADWSPKMMQSLTDISAAAGNFRYYMAPGPVHCVTPYDLFYERETGGVKLTSWLGELVDGADAPATAKCEGAACKDDAFCNACLANTSTDPACKWCEGWTP; encoded by the coding sequence ATGCGCTCGCTAGCCCTCGTGTTCGTCGCCCTCGCCTCCATCGCTTCCTTCGCCGCCTGCGGCAGTGACGACTCCGGCGGGAGCCCGGGCGGTAGCGGCGGCAGCGGCGGTACGGCGGGTGCCGGCGGCAGCGCGGGTCAGGGGGACATCCCCGCTCCGGGGGAGCTGAAGGTGATCGAGCCCGGCGCGCCCACCGTCTGCTCTCGCGGCACACCCTTCCGCTACTTCGTGATGGGCGGCGACCCGAAGAAGGTCGTGATCGACTTCGAAGGCGGCGGCGCTTGCTGGAACTCCGTCACCTGCTCGATCAAGGACTCCATCTTCCAAGCCGAAGCGCCATCGGCGGCGGAGATCCAGACCATGGTCGACAACAAGTCCCTGGGCGGCATGTACCGCCTCGACAAGAGCGAGAACCCGCTCAATGGCTGGACGCTGGTGCACATCCCCTACTGCACCGGGGACATCCACTGGGGCGACGCCGAGAAGCAGTATTCGCCGGAGCTCACCATTCAGCACAAGGGCTTCGTCAACGCGCAGACGGTGCTCCAGTGGGTGTACGAGCACTACGACCCGGAGCAAATCCTGGTCACTGGTTGCAGCGCCGGGGCCTACGGCGCCATCGGCCACTCCGCCTGGATCGCTCAGCACTACTCGAACGCCAAGATCAGCGTGCTGGCGGATTCCGGCGCCGGCATCGTGACCGACAACTTCTTCAAGGACAGCTTCCCGAACTGGAATGCCCAGCTGCCCACCTTCGTGGCCGGCCTGAAGGGCAAGGACATCCAGACGCTGACCATCGTGGATCTCTACACCGCCATCGCCAACGAGTTCCCCAACATGCGGGTGGCTCAGTACGACACGGCCTTCGACAAGGACCAGACCTTCTACTACTCCGCCATGGGCGGCAACGAGGCCGACTGGTCACCGAAGATGATGCAGTCCCTCACGGACATCAGCGCGGCAGCGGGGAACTTCCGCTACTACATGGCGCCGGGCCCCGTGCACTGCGTCACCCCGTATGATCTCTTCTACGAACGCGAGACCGGCGGCGTGAAGCTCACCAGCTGGCTGGGAGAGCTGGTCGACGGCGCCGACGCGCCGGCCACCGCCAAGTGCGAAGGCGCCGCCTGCAAGGACGACGCGTTCTGTAATGCGTGCCTCGCGAACACCAGCACCGATCCGGCGTGCAAGTGGTGCGAAGGGTGGACGCCCTGA
- a CDS encoding TIGR00725 family protein, translated as MRLVHSGRRKVVAVIGNNVAPAEVARAAEALGKGLVEAGYRVVSGGLGGVMEAASRGAHAAARYREGDVIGLLPGREGKDANAWVDVVVPTGLGYARNVLVVSMADAVVAVAGGAGTLTEIAMAWQLDKPIVALTVGGWSARLAGERIDERARAAIVAADTPEAAVAAVQRALS; from the coding sequence ATGCGCCTCGTGCACAGCGGGCGGCGCAAAGTGGTGGCGGTGATTGGCAACAACGTGGCGCCCGCCGAGGTGGCTCGCGCCGCGGAAGCACTGGGAAAGGGCCTGGTCGAGGCGGGCTATCGCGTCGTGAGCGGAGGCCTCGGGGGCGTGATGGAAGCCGCCAGCCGCGGGGCGCATGCCGCGGCGCGCTATCGCGAAGGGGACGTGATCGGGCTCTTGCCGGGACGCGAGGGGAAGGACGCCAACGCCTGGGTGGACGTGGTCGTCCCCACCGGGCTCGGCTACGCCCGCAACGTGCTGGTGGTGAGCATGGCGGATGCGGTCGTGGCCGTGGCGGGCGGCGCGGGAACGCTGACCGAGATCGCGATGGCGTGGCAGCTCGACAAGCCCATCGTCGCGCTCACCGTGGGCGGATGGAGCGCGCGTCTCGCCGGCGAGCGCATCGACGAACGGGCGAGAGCCGCCATCGTTGCGGCGGATACGCCGGAGGCGGCGGTGGCCGCCGTGCAGCGAGCGCTGTCATGA
- a CDS encoding ATP-binding cassette domain-containing protein, whose product MSAVVEAVGLEKSYGEMRAVRGVDFSVKRGECFGFLGPNGAGKTTTMRMVQAVAAPTAGRLSVLGMDPVSDGKRVRAAIGVCPQTDNLDPDLTVIENLHVYGRYFPQPKTTTQARSEELLTFVALSEKRDRRIAELSGGMKRRLAIARALINEPELLILDEPTTGLDPQARHLVWQKLRELSDRGVTMLLTTHYMDEAERLCDRLVVMDEGRILDEGAPRALIDQHVGHEVLELRLSLEREREVFGDLALDDQAGERAGDVRVLFFERASALAEQIVARARESDVPYLMRNATLEDVFLRLTGRELSE is encoded by the coding sequence ATGAGCGCCGTGGTGGAGGCCGTGGGCCTCGAGAAGAGCTACGGCGAGATGCGAGCAGTGCGCGGCGTGGACTTCTCCGTGAAGCGCGGTGAGTGCTTCGGCTTCCTGGGGCCCAACGGCGCGGGCAAGACCACCACCATGCGCATGGTGCAAGCAGTGGCGGCGCCCACGGCAGGGCGGCTTTCCGTGTTGGGCATGGACCCGGTGTCCGACGGCAAGCGCGTGCGCGCCGCCATCGGCGTGTGTCCGCAGACCGACAACTTGGATCCGGATCTGACGGTGATCGAGAACCTGCACGTATACGGGCGCTATTTTCCGCAGCCCAAGACCACGACCCAGGCGCGCAGCGAGGAGCTGCTTACCTTCGTGGCGCTCTCGGAGAAGCGCGACCGTCGCATCGCGGAGCTTTCCGGTGGCATGAAGCGCCGCCTGGCGATCGCGCGGGCTCTGATCAACGAGCCCGAGCTGTTGATCCTGGACGAGCCCACGACCGGCCTGGATCCGCAGGCGCGGCACCTGGTGTGGCAGAAGCTTCGGGAGCTGTCGGACCGCGGGGTGACCATGCTGCTCACCACCCACTACATGGACGAGGCGGAGCGCCTGTGCGACCGACTGGTCGTGATGGACGAAGGGCGCATCTTGGACGAGGGCGCGCCCCGGGCGTTGATCGACCAGCACGTGGGCCACGAGGTGCTCGAGCTCCGCCTTTCCCTGGAGCGGGAACGCGAGGTGTTCGGCGATCTGGCGCTGGACGACCAGGCGGGCGAGCGCGCGGGGGACGTCCGTGTGCTGTTCTTCGAGCGAGCCAGCGCCCTCGCGGAGCAGATCGTGGCGCGGGCTCGCGAGAGCGATGTGCCCTACCTGATGCGCAACGCGACGCTGGAAGACGTGTTCTTGAGGCTCACCGGCCGGGAGCTGTCGGAATGA
- a CDS encoding ABC transporter permease: MSVPPGFFRGVWNVAMRNIIVWRHYAAPSALGNFGEPLLYLVALGFGLGSVVKSIDGMSYAEFLAPGLVVSTVMYTATFEGTFGSYTRLVTQGTFEAMLATPITVGELVAGEILWGGIKATFGAVAVLTIISLFGLVPSLWALGALPLAFLTGLLFTATAMCVTSVSKSYESFNYYFTLAIAPMFLFSGIFFPLDRAPGWAQHLAAVMPLTHVVYVSRALIRGTPSWAMLGHLAVVVGFLVAGSFACSALMRRRLRV, translated from the coding sequence ATGAGCGTGCCGCCCGGCTTCTTTCGTGGCGTGTGGAACGTCGCCATGCGCAACATCATCGTCTGGCGCCACTACGCAGCGCCGAGCGCCCTCGGCAACTTCGGCGAGCCGCTCCTGTACCTGGTGGCGCTGGGCTTCGGGCTCGGCAGCGTGGTGAAGTCGATCGACGGCATGAGCTATGCGGAGTTCTTGGCTCCTGGGCTGGTGGTCTCCACGGTGATGTACACGGCAACCTTCGAAGGCACCTTCGGGAGCTACACGCGGCTCGTGACCCAGGGCACCTTCGAGGCCATGCTGGCCACGCCCATCACGGTGGGCGAGCTCGTGGCCGGCGAGATCTTGTGGGGCGGCATCAAGGCGACTTTCGGCGCGGTGGCGGTGCTCACCATCATTTCCCTGTTCGGTCTGGTGCCGTCCTTGTGGGCCCTCGGCGCGCTGCCGCTGGCGTTCCTCACCGGGCTTTTGTTCACGGCCACGGCCATGTGCGTGACCAGCGTGTCGAAGAGCTACGAGTCCTTCAACTACTACTTCACGTTGGCCATCGCTCCGATGTTCCTGTTCTCGGGCATCTTCTTCCCCTTGGACCGTGCGCCGGGATGGGCGCAACACCTCGCGGCGGTGATGCCCCTCACGCACGTGGTGTACGTATCGCGGGCGCTGATCCGCGGCACGCCGTCGTGGGCCATGCTGGGGCACCTGGCAGTGGTGGTCGGCTTCCTGGTGGCGGGCAGCTTCGCGTGCAGCGCACTGATGCGCCGCCGGCTACGGGTTTGA
- a CDS encoding NAD(P)H-quinone oxidoreductase — protein MKAIVVREPGGPEQLELAEVPDPVPAAGELLLDVHATALNRADLLQRRGLYPPPPGATDILGLECSGVVRALGPDATGPAVGTRVMALLPGGGYAERVTIPEGMAIPIPESMSFEDAAAIPEAFLTSYEALVRTAHTQPGETVLVHAAAGGVGSAAVQLAKKLGAKVVATAGSADKLARVKELGADVLVNYKEQDFVAEVKTATDGKGADVVLDFVGGSYWDKHADCLAVGGRVVVIGLLGGASAKVNLAQLLMRRYQILGLVMRSRPVADKVAITRAFSRENLDALAKGRLRPVVDRALPLAEARAAHEQMEDNANVGKIVLRVR, from the coding sequence ATGAAGGCAATCGTCGTTCGCGAGCCGGGGGGCCCTGAACAGCTCGAGCTCGCCGAGGTGCCGGACCCGGTACCCGCCGCCGGTGAGCTGCTGCTGGACGTGCACGCCACCGCCCTCAATCGCGCGGACTTGCTCCAACGGCGCGGCTTGTACCCGCCGCCGCCGGGCGCCACGGACATCTTGGGCCTGGAGTGCTCCGGCGTGGTGCGGGCGCTCGGCCCCGACGCGACGGGACCAGCGGTCGGCACACGGGTGATGGCGCTCTTGCCCGGCGGCGGCTACGCGGAGCGCGTCACCATTCCCGAAGGCATGGCGATCCCGATCCCGGAGAGCATGAGCTTCGAGGACGCCGCCGCCATTCCCGAGGCGTTTCTGACTTCCTACGAAGCGCTGGTGCGCACCGCGCATACGCAGCCCGGAGAGACCGTGTTGGTCCACGCCGCCGCCGGCGGCGTGGGCTCCGCAGCGGTTCAGCTGGCGAAGAAGCTCGGCGCCAAGGTGGTGGCCACCGCCGGCAGCGCGGACAAGCTCGCTCGAGTGAAGGAGCTCGGGGCCGACGTGCTGGTCAACTACAAGGAGCAGGATTTCGTCGCCGAAGTGAAGACCGCGACCGACGGCAAGGGCGCTGACGTGGTGCTCGACTTCGTGGGCGGTTCCTACTGGGACAAGCACGCGGACTGCCTCGCGGTGGGCGGGCGCGTGGTGGTCATCGGCCTGCTCGGCGGTGCGAGCGCCAAGGTGAACCTCGCGCAGCTCCTGATGCGTCGCTATCAGATCCTCGGCTTGGTGATGCGCTCCCGGCCGGTGGCGGACAAGGTCGCCATCACTCGGGCCTTCAGCCGCGAAAACCTCGACGCCTTGGCCAAGGGGCGGCTCCGGCCGGTGGTGGATCGCGCGCTGCCTCTGGCGGAAGCCCGCGCGGCCCACGAACAGATGGAAGACAACGCGAACGTCGGCAAGATCGTGCTCCGCGTGCGCTGA
- a CDS encoding YjbQ family protein — MRVHSAEIELTTRGDADIVDITDRVRAAVAKSGIGDGIGCVFVPGATAGITTIEYEPGCIEDLRRLLDQLAPPGRDYAHERAWHDGNGHSHLRAALIGPSLSFPISEGQPTLGTWQHIVLCDFDNRPRSRRVTVKLVG; from the coding sequence GTGAGGGTGCACAGCGCGGAGATCGAGCTGACCACGCGGGGCGACGCGGACATCGTGGACATCACCGATCGGGTGCGGGCCGCGGTGGCGAAGAGCGGCATCGGTGACGGCATCGGCTGCGTGTTCGTTCCCGGAGCCACCGCCGGCATCACCACCATCGAGTACGAGCCCGGTTGCATCGAGGACCTCCGGCGCCTCCTCGATCAGCTGGCGCCCCCCGGCCGGGACTACGCCCACGAGCGCGCGTGGCACGACGGAAACGGCCACAGCCACCTGCGGGCGGCGCTGATCGGCCCGTCCCTCTCGTTCCCAATCAGCGAAGGCCAGCCCACGCTCGGCACCTGGCAGCACATCGTGCTGTGCGATTTCGACAACCGCCCCCGCAGCCGCCGCGTCACGGTGAAGCTGGTCGGCTGA
- a CDS encoding ROK family protein, with protein sequence MIGVDFGGTRIKAGRVEHGSVLEHDVVDTPADAGPQAVLDAVARLVRRLSPKAQPVGVAIPGEVDGAGICYRLPNVPGFEGVRIADELERRIGAQVVVENDATTAALGELVYGHGRAYRSFLLATLGTGVGGGIVIDGKVRRGAHGFAAEIGHLLVDSSADAWPCGCGRRGCMESIAGTEGLLRRFKELGGPEVHDVRSIAESARRGESAGIETFRAMGRALGTGLAQAQKLADLDALVFSGGVSKSFDLVQTALRDALRDHAFGPPTAEVPLLVSELGEHAGIIGAAELPK encoded by the coding sequence ATGATTGGCGTCGACTTCGGGGGAACGCGTATCAAGGCGGGTCGCGTCGAGCACGGCAGCGTGCTCGAGCACGACGTGGTGGACACACCCGCGGACGCCGGCCCCCAGGCGGTGCTGGACGCCGTCGCACGGCTGGTGCGGCGGCTGTCCCCCAAGGCCCAGCCGGTGGGCGTCGCCATCCCCGGCGAGGTGGACGGCGCCGGCATCTGCTACCGGCTGCCGAACGTGCCCGGCTTCGAGGGCGTTCGCATCGCCGACGAGCTGGAGCGGCGCATCGGCGCCCAGGTGGTGGTGGAGAACGACGCCACGACCGCCGCCCTGGGCGAGCTGGTCTACGGTCACGGTCGGGCGTACCGCTCCTTCTTGCTGGCCACGCTGGGCACGGGTGTGGGCGGCGGCATCGTGATCGACGGCAAGGTCCGTCGTGGGGCGCATGGCTTCGCGGCCGAGATCGGTCACTTGTTGGTCGACAGCTCGGCGGACGCCTGGCCCTGCGGCTGCGGGCGCCGCGGCTGCATGGAGTCCATCGCGGGCACCGAGGGGCTGCTCCGGCGCTTCAAGGAGCTCGGCGGGCCGGAGGTGCACGACGTCCGCTCCATCGCCGAGAGCGCGCGGCGCGGGGAAAGCGCCGGTATCGAGACCTTCCGCGCCATGGGCCGCGCCCTCGGAACCGGCTTGGCACAGGCTCAAAAGCTCGCGGATCTCGACGCCCTGGTGTTCAGCGGCGGCGTCAGCAAGTCCTTCGACCTGGTGCAGACCGCGCTGCGCGACGCGCTTCGGGACCACGCCTTCGGGCCGCCCACCGCCGAGGTGCCGCTGTTGGTCAGCGAGCTCGGCGAGCACGCCGGCATCATCGGCGCGGCGGAGCTCCCGAAGTGA
- a CDS encoding Ppx/GppA family phosphatase, which translates to MAQISWLRPLTAPRNPLKLAAIDIGSNSIHMIIAEVTGGHSFEVIDREKEMVFLGRSVFEHGRLTDEAVHNGLGAIQKFHKLAQRHGVTDIRAVATSATREAENGGEFLYAVAESTGIAPQVISGAEEARYIYLSVRNAIDLSDKAALILDIGGGSVEAVVGDARAMRLGRSLKLGVQRLRAEFGKGAPLGKREKKQLEERVRQVAAQALGDAKRARFKMVVGSSGTILALGQAAHRLAGGEPWTSATGHVVSLSDLRALTDRLLSLPAHERSAIGGIDAMRADTIHVGAVLLVTLLELAGVDRITLCDAALREGLVLDYLESRAEAIRAYEVVSDIRRHSVAELAARCGQSGPHPERVAHLSLQLFDQLAQIHGLSDDDRRLLEYGAILHDIGQHIGYERHEHHAAYIIKNGDLRGFSDEERNMLALIARYHRKSRPKRKDQDFAALSAKRRKALTVLAGIVRLADGLDRSHHQLISDVRVKLSDDRVRIISEAVGDAELEIWGARRKSRLLERALKRKIELEVEAVASLRQIA; encoded by the coding sequence ATGGCCCAAATATCGTGGCTCCGTCCCCTCACGGCCCCGAGGAATCCGTTGAAGCTCGCCGCCATAGACATCGGATCCAACTCCATTCACATGATCATCGCGGAGGTGACCGGCGGTCACTCCTTCGAGGTCATCGATAGAGAGAAGGAGATGGTGTTCCTCGGCCGCAGCGTGTTCGAGCACGGTCGGTTGACGGACGAGGCGGTGCACAACGGGCTCGGTGCGATCCAGAAGTTTCACAAGCTGGCCCAGCGCCACGGGGTCACGGACATCCGCGCGGTCGCCACCTCCGCCACCCGCGAAGCAGAGAACGGCGGCGAGTTCCTGTATGCCGTCGCGGAGAGCACCGGCATCGCGCCACAGGTGATCAGCGGCGCCGAGGAGGCCCGCTACATCTATCTCAGCGTCCGGAACGCCATCGATCTGTCGGACAAGGCGGCCCTGATCTTGGACATCGGCGGCGGCAGCGTGGAGGCCGTCGTAGGCGATGCCCGAGCCATGCGCCTCGGACGCAGCCTCAAGCTCGGCGTTCAGCGCCTGCGCGCGGAGTTCGGCAAGGGCGCACCGCTGGGCAAGCGCGAGAAGAAGCAGCTGGAGGAGCGGGTGCGCCAGGTCGCTGCCCAGGCCCTGGGGGACGCCAAACGGGCCCGCTTCAAGATGGTGGTGGGGAGCTCCGGGACCATCCTGGCGCTGGGCCAGGCCGCCCACCGGCTGGCGGGGGGTGAGCCCTGGACCAGCGCTACGGGACACGTGGTCTCCCTCTCGGACCTGCGCGCCCTCACGGACCGTCTGCTGAGCTTGCCCGCACACGAGCGCAGCGCCATCGGCGGCATCGACGCCATGCGCGCCGACACCATCCACGTCGGAGCCGTGCTGCTGGTCACGCTCTTGGAGCTGGCCGGGGTGGATCGCATCACGTTGTGCGACGCCGCCCTGCGCGAAGGTCTGGTGCTCGACTACCTGGAGAGCCGCGCGGAAGCCATTCGCGCCTACGAGGTGGTGAGCGACATTCGGCGTCACAGCGTGGCGGAGCTCGCCGCGCGCTGCGGGCAGTCCGGTCCCCATCCCGAGCGGGTGGCGCACCTCTCGCTGCAGCTCTTCGACCAGCTGGCGCAGATCCATGGTCTGTCGGACGACGACCGGCGTCTGCTCGAGTACGGCGCCATCCTCCACGACATCGGCCAGCACATCGGCTACGAGCGCCACGAGCATCACGCCGCCTACATCATCAAGAACGGCGACCTCAGAGGCTTTTCCGACGAAGAGCGAAACATGCTGGCGCTGATCGCCCGCTACCACCGGAAATCCCGGCCCAAGCGCAAGGATCAAGACTTTGCGGCCCTGAGCGCGAAGCGGCGCAAGGCGTTGACCGTCTTGGCGGGCATCGTGCGCCTCGCCGACGGCCTGGATCGCAGCCACCACCAGCTGATCAGCGACGTGCGGGTGAAGCTCTCCGACGACCGCGTCCGCATCATCTCCGAAGCCGTCGGCGACGCCGAGCTCGAGATCTGGGGCGCTCGTCGCAAATCGCGGCTTCTGGAACGAGCGCTCAAACGCAAGATCGAGCTGGAAGTCGAGGCCGTCGCTTCACTCCGCCAGATCGCGTGA
- a CDS encoding acyl-CoA dehydrogenase family protein, whose amino-acid sequence MSLKLSEAHELFRQSCLRFAKEKIAPHAVKWEEAGEFPRELYQEAAAVGLLGAGFPEELGGGGGDMLFGLVGAEALLTGGSTGVVAGLGSLGIALPPVLNLGSEEQKRRFVPPVLAGEQIAALAITEPGTGSDVAGIATKAVKSGSDYLLSGSKMFITSGVRADLVSVLARTGPDKHGGLTFFVVERGMKGFSVSRALKKTGWWASDTAELAFDEVRVPEANRIGEEGSGFVALMQNFQNERLGLAFYGHATAEIVLGDALEYARERQAFGRPIVGFQVTRHKLAAMATKVAAAKAFNYSTAQRVAQGEYLVGEVSMAKNFSAQIAQEVCYEAVQIFGGMGYMRETRVERLSRDARLLPIGGGTSEVMNEIIAKSLGL is encoded by the coding sequence CTGTCATTGAAGCTCAGCGAGGCTCACGAGCTCTTTCGACAGAGCTGCCTCCGCTTCGCGAAGGAAAAGATCGCTCCTCACGCGGTGAAGTGGGAGGAGGCGGGTGAGTTCCCTCGGGAGCTGTACCAGGAAGCGGCCGCTGTGGGGCTGCTCGGCGCCGGCTTTCCAGAAGAGCTCGGCGGCGGCGGCGGGGACATGCTGTTCGGTCTGGTGGGCGCCGAGGCGCTGCTCACCGGTGGTTCCACTGGCGTGGTCGCCGGCCTAGGCTCCCTCGGGATCGCGCTGCCACCGGTCTTGAACCTGGGCAGCGAGGAGCAGAAGCGCCGCTTCGTCCCGCCGGTGCTCGCGGGAGAGCAGATCGCTGCGCTGGCCATCACCGAACCCGGCACCGGGAGCGACGTCGCGGGCATCGCCACCAAGGCCGTGAAGAGCGGCTCGGACTACCTGCTCTCCGGCTCCAAGATGTTCATCACCAGTGGCGTGCGTGCCGACCTGGTCAGCGTGCTGGCACGCACCGGTCCCGACAAGCATGGCGGGCTCACCTTCTTCGTGGTGGAGCGGGGCATGAAGGGGTTCTCGGTCTCCCGGGCCTTGAAAAAGACCGGCTGGTGGGCGAGCGACACGGCGGAGTTGGCCTTCGACGAGGTGCGGGTCCCGGAGGCAAATCGCATCGGTGAAGAGGGCTCCGGCTTCGTCGCCCTGATGCAGAACTTCCAGAACGAGCGCCTGGGCCTCGCGTTCTATGGTCACGCCACCGCGGAGATAGTCTTGGGGGACGCGCTGGAATACGCCCGGGAGCGCCAGGCGTTCGGGCGGCCCATCGTCGGCTTTCAGGTCACGCGGCACAAGCTCGCCGCAATGGCCACCAAGGTGGCTGCCGCCAAGGCATTCAACTACTCCACCGCTCAGCGCGTGGCACAGGGGGAGTACTTGGTGGGCGAGGTGAGCATGGCCAAGAACTTCTCGGCGCAGATCGCGCAGGAGGTCTGTTACGAAGCGGTGCAGATCTTCGGCGGCATGGGTTACATGCGCGAGACGCGGGTGGAACGCTTGAGCCGCGACGCGCGCCTGCTGCCCATCGGCGGAGGCACCAGTGAGGTGATGAACGAGATCATCGCCAAGAGCCTCGGCCTCTGA